The Deltaproteobacteria bacterium genomic interval AATGGAATCCTTTGCTGATGGACTCCTGGAATGGCCCCAATACTCACGCCCCACCCGCTGGAGTGATCACGCGGTGCCCCCGGTGCTTCTTTCAGGTCATGAGGCAAGGATTGAGCGCGGGAGACTGCTCATGCAAGTCCTCGAGACACTGAAGAAGAAACCATGGATGCTGGCGGATCGAAAACTTGATTCCTCCATCTGGGAGCTTCTGGCTGAGGCCATCCGGGTGGAAGAAAACGGGGATCAAGGTTAGATTTC includes:
- a CDS encoding tRNA (guanosine(37)-N1)-methyltransferase TrmD, which encodes MESFADGLLEWPQYSRPTRWSDHAVPPVLLSGHEARIERGRLLMQVLETLKKKPWMLADRKLDSSIWELLAEAIRVEENGDQG